The genomic region ATATCCGTCATGCTGATACAGCTGCCGCATGTTCTCAGCGCTCTCCTTCACCAGCTGCTGGTCAAGAAATGTCTGGCTCTTGATGGTCGTCTTCTCCTTCAACTTATCGTCGCTTAACTGATCATTCCCGTCGAAAACAATTTCTGTGATAAACGGCTTTTCCTGCACCATAAAGGTGACGGCCATTCCATCGGCAACAGAGTCCGTTTCGACCTGAACATCTTCAAAAAAACCTGTGTTATAGAGAATCTTGACCTGGCCACGCACGGTCTCAGCGGTGTAGGGATCGCCGGATTTCAGAGTGAGCCGTCCCGTAATGGCTGGCACTTCGATTCGTTTGACTCCACGGATTTCGATCGACGCCACCCTGGGCTCAGGCACCTGAGCCAGGGCCTCGACCAGGCCCCACAACACGGAGGTGACCAAGGCCACGACTATAAACGAGCGAGCCCTGTAGACGGCATGCAGGGTCACCGATAAGGATTCCTAGAGAGAACTGTCGAGAGAGATAGGGCGAGCGGACTCACCCCACAGTTCCTCACGATGCTCAACCGCCCACGACAAGCCTCTGTCACTCGGCTTCACTCCGCATAGCATTGTTTGTCGGAACGCACAGCCACCATCAGAGAACGGTCCCACTACGCCAACCAGCACACAGACGTGGCTTCCAAGCTGCCCATGCAAAACTTCAGGATTATATTGAGGCCATCCAATATTGTAAAGGAGTCGACGGTCCTCCGAACGCCACACAGTGGGATCGTTCCTGTTTTCCGATTTCTCATCCATACTGCGCGGCACCCTCCATCCTTAGGGAAATGTGTCAGAAGCATCGTCGTAAGACGAGTGGTGCAGCGGTTTCTTGACTTCATGCACCCCATCACATAGTATCGGCTGCATGTCTCGTTTTACCGTACGAAAAGCGGTCATTCCTGCGGCTGGCTGGGGAACCCGATTCCTTCCCGCGACGAAGGCCTCTCCCAAGGAGATGTTGCCTTTGGTCGACAAGCCACTCATTCAATACGCCGTGGAAGAAGCCGTAGCTTCTGGCATCGAGGATATCATCGTGATTACCGGACGAGGTAAACGAGCCATTGAAGATCACTTCGACCGTTCGGTTGAATTGGAAGAGACGCTGAAAGGAACCGGCAAGAGTCAAATCCTGCATCAAATCAGACAGATTTCGAACCTGGCCAATTTCTGTTACGTCAGGCAATCGGAGCAACTCGGTCTCGGACATGCTGTCCTGTGTGCGCAACACTTGATCGGTGATGAACCATTCGCCGTGATACTGGGAGATGAGATTATTGACGCACATGTTCCCGCGCTCGCGCAATTGACGCACGTGTATAAAAAGCGGCGTGGCGCAGTCCTGGGAGTGCAGGATGTTCCAAAGGCAGATGTCAGTCGATACGGAATTGTGACTCCCAAACGCCTGGCGCATGGGCTACATCGGGTTGAAGGCTTGGTTGAAAAACCATCTCCTGCTGATGCGCCCTCCACACTGGCCGTCATCGGGCGATACGTGCTGCCTCCGGAAATCTTTCCCATTCTGAGAAAGACTCGACCAGGAAAGAATGGAGAAATCCAGCTGACCGACGCCCTGAAAGAGCTTGCAAAGAAATCTCCCATGTATGCGCTAGAGGTCGAGGGACGACGTCATGACGCAGGAGACAAACTTGGCTTCTTGATTGCCACTGTCGAGTTTGCCTTGAAGAATCCGGCACTAGGAGCCGAGTTCCGAGACTACCTTTCGACCCGTATGCGTACCACACCGACTACTCGACGGAGTTGATCTCATCAGTTTACGCACCGTGTCTCAAGACGCTGCCTGTAGCGCCCTCAGCGCACCAAGAGGAGCGACGGAGCCATTCATACACGTCGAGACAGTGTTCTGGCGAGCGATTCAGTGCCTGTGAAAATGGTTGAAGGATTAGGAAAAGCGCCGGCATATGATATGCTGGATGACCAGTATGGCTGCGTAGTCGACACTTCGCTCATTGATGTAACGAACAGGCACATATCATGACTGACCCAAACGAGCAAGATATTCAGCCTCCCCAAAATATTGAAGTTCCAACCCAGCTGCCGTTGCTGCCGGTCCGGGATATCGTGGTCTTCCCGTACATGGTGCTCCCTCTCTTTGTCGGTCGCGACATGTCGATCAAGGCCATCGAAGCGGCCCTCGCTGGAAATCGGATGATCTTCCTTGCCACTCAAAAGGTGCTCGACGTTGAAAATCCTTCCCCTAAGGACATCCATACAATCGGCACTGTCGGCATCATCATGCGGATGCTGAAACTGCCGGATGAGCGCATCAAGATTTTGGTTCAGGGGATCGCCAAAGCAAAAATCACGAAATATATTCAGGCCGACCCCTATTACTCTGTTCGAATCGATAAGATGAGCGATTCAAAACCGACGGCGACGACGCTCGAGGCAGAAGCCGTCATGCGGACCGTCAAAGAGCAGATCGAACGGATCGTGAGTTTGGGAAAAGTCTTAATTCCTGATGTCATGGTCGTCATCGAAAATCTCGAAGAGCCCGGCCGGTTGGCTGATATGGTGGCATCAAATCTCGGGTTGAAAGTCGACGCCACGCAGGCCGTCCTGGAGATTGTCGATCCCATCAAACGGCTTCGCCAGGTGAGCGACATTCTCGGGAAAGAGATCGAAGTCCTCTCGATGCAGCAAAAGATTCAGGCACAAGCCAAAGGCGAGATGGACAAGACCCAACGCGAGTATTTTCTTCGAGAACAGCTCAAAGCCATCCAAAAAGAATTGGGTGAGCTTGATGAGCGGGCTGAAGAAGTCACGGAATTTCGTAAACGCATCAAAGACGCCAAGATGCCGGAAAAAGTTCTGAAAGAAGCCGAGAAACAGCTCAAGCGACTTGAAAAGATGCATCCGGATACCGCCGAATCCGCAACCGTACGAACATACTTGGAATGGATGGTTGAATTGCCGTGGTCGAAGCGGTCCAAGGACAACCTCGAGCTGAAAGCGGCTACAAAAGTATTAAACGATGATCATTATGACCTTGAAAAGGTCAAGGAACGGATCCTGGAGTATCTCGCCGTCCGAAAACTGAAAGAAAAAATGAAAGGGCCGATCCTGTGCTTCGTGGGTCCGCCGGGGGTCGGAAAGACCTCTCTCGGCAAGTCGATTGCCCGGGCATTGGGGCGAGAGTTTGTGCGCATCAGCTTAGGCGGCGTTCGAGATGAGGCGGAAATCCGTGGACACCGGCGAACCTATGTCGGTGCATTACCCGGACGCATCATCCAGGGAATGAAGCAAGCCGGCACCGCCAATCCTGTCTTCATGCTCGACGAGGTAGACAAGGTTGGGATGGATTTTCGGGGGGATCCATCGGCAGCCTTGCTGGAGGTGCTCGACCCGGAACAGAACAGCGCGTTCACCGACCACTACCTCGGAGTCCCGTTCGACCTGACCGAGGTCATGTTCATCACTACGGCCAATTTGATCGATCCCATCCTACCCGCCCTACGCGATCGGATGGAGATCATTGAAATTCCGGGATACACGGAAGAGGAGAAACTCGGCAT from Nitrospira sp. harbors:
- the galU gene encoding UTP--glucose-1-phosphate uridylyltransferase GalU, with product MSRFTVRKAVIPAAGWGTRFLPATKASPKEMLPLVDKPLIQYAVEEAVASGIEDIIVITGRGKRAIEDHFDRSVELEETLKGTGKSQILHQIRQISNLANFCYVRQSEQLGLGHAVLCAQHLIGDEPFAVILGDEIIDAHVPALAQLTHVYKKRRGAVLGVQDVPKADVSRYGIVTPKRLAHGLHRVEGLVEKPSPADAPSTLAVIGRYVLPPEIFPILRKTRPGKNGEIQLTDALKELAKKSPMYALEVEGRRHDAGDKLGFLIATVEFALKNPALGAEFRDYLSTRMRTTPTTRRS
- the lon gene encoding endopeptidase La, encoding MTDPNEQDIQPPQNIEVPTQLPLLPVRDIVVFPYMVLPLFVGRDMSIKAIEAALAGNRMIFLATQKVLDVENPSPKDIHTIGTVGIIMRMLKLPDERIKILVQGIAKAKITKYIQADPYYSVRIDKMSDSKPTATTLEAEAVMRTVKEQIERIVSLGKVLIPDVMVVIENLEEPGRLADMVASNLGLKVDATQAVLEIVDPIKRLRQVSDILGKEIEVLSMQQKIQAQAKGEMDKTQREYFLREQLKAIQKELGELDERAEEVTEFRKRIKDAKMPEKVLKEAEKQLKRLEKMHPDTAESATVRTYLEWMVELPWSKRSKDNLELKAATKVLNDDHYDLEKVKERILEYLAVRKLKEKMKGPILCFVGPPGVGKTSLGKSIARALGREFVRISLGGVRDEAEIRGHRRTYVGALPGRIIQGMKQAGTANPVFMLDEVDKVGMDFRGDPSAALLEVLDPEQNSAFTDHYLGVPFDLTEVMFITTANLIDPILPALRDRMEIIEIPGYTEEEKLGIAQKYLVPRQLEEHGITSKHVRLTEPAIRQIISHYTREAGVRNLEREIANVMRKVAKKVAEGKSQGFPIDHSNLHKYLGVPKYVPEAELEKDEIGVATGLAWTESGGDVLYIEATVMKGKGQLTLTGHLGDVMKESAQAALSYVRSREKTLNLNPGMFSRQDLHIHVPAGAIPKDGPSAGITMATAIASAFSGTAARRDLAMTGEITLRGRVLPIGGLKEKILAAKRAKLSTVILPRRNKKDLEEIPKHLLKGIQLAFVDTMDDVMRIALRKRPKTPSTSNKPSAPPAPARIHPLRSGKSRRSPELPAALKARREPSRP